From a region of the Buchnera aphidicola (Aphis fabae) genome:
- the hisD gene encoding histidinol dehydrogenase, producing MQYFNTIIDWNKLTSNEQKKILLRPIHLENNIIKKKVKDIIKNVKVLGDKAVKNYTNLFDKYLLNKFQLSQKNISSSLLRIDFILQEAIEVAKKNITAFHQAQILPETDIETQVGIRCQQIYLPLNSIGIYIPNGIAPLLSTVLMLGIPAKIAGCKEVILCSPPPISDEIIYTAHVCGINKIFQIGGAQAIAAMAFGTDSIPKVDKIFGPGNTYVTEAKLQVSSMLNGPEIDMLAGPSELLIISDETSNPDFIAADLLSQAEHGISSQVILLTSCMQLAEKVVLSINKQLKKFFRSSNIYTALKNSSIILTKNLVESINISNIYAPEHLIIHTKKPRSLLRHILNASSIFLGPWSPESAGDYASGTNHVLPTYGKSISKSALGLSDFKKRILVQELTSQGFMDLSNTLDVLSKAEKLEAHNNAVKIRVNFLKDRYEG from the coding sequence ATGCAATATTTTAACACAATTATTGATTGGAATAAGTTAACTTCTAACGAACAAAAAAAAATTTTATTAAGACCTATTCATTTAGAAAATAATATTATTAAAAAAAAAGTAAAAGACATAATTAAAAATGTGAAAGTATTAGGTGATAAAGCTGTAAAAAATTACACCAACTTATTTGATAAATATTTATTAAATAAATTTCAATTATCTCAAAAAAATATATCATCTTCTTTATTAAGAATTGATTTTATATTACAAGAAGCAATTGAAGTTGCAAAAAAAAATATTACAGCATTTCATCAGGCCCAAATTTTACCTGAAACAGATATTGAAACGCAAGTTGGAATTCGTTGTCAACAGATATATTTACCTTTAAATTCTATTGGAATTTATATTCCTAATGGAATAGCACCTCTTTTATCTACTGTATTAATGCTTGGTATACCAGCTAAAATTGCCGGTTGTAAAGAAGTAATATTATGTTCTCCCCCACCAATTAGCGATGAAATTATTTATACTGCACATGTTTGTGGAATTAATAAAATATTTCAGATAGGTGGTGCTCAAGCTATTGCTGCTATGGCTTTTGGAACTGATAGTATTCCTAAAGTAGATAAAATTTTTGGACCAGGCAATACTTATGTTACAGAAGCAAAATTGCAAGTTAGTTCTATGTTAAATGGTCCAGAAATAGATATGTTAGCTGGTCCTTCTGAATTATTAATTATTTCCGATGAAACTTCTAATCCAGATTTTATTGCTGCTGATTTATTGTCTCAAGCAGAACATGGAATATCTTCTCAAGTAATATTATTAACTTCTTGTATGCAACTAGCAGAAAAAGTTGTTTTATCTATTAATAAGCAATTAAAAAAATTTTTTAGGTCCTCTAATATATATACTGCTTTAAAAAATAGTTCAATAATTTTAACAAAAAATTTAGTTGAATCTATTAATATATCTAATATATATGCACCAGAACATTTAATTATTCATACAAAAAAACCAAGATCATTACTTCGTCACATATTGAATGCTAGTTCGATTTTTTTAGGACCTTGGTCTCCTGAATCAGCAGGTGATTATGCTTCTGGAACTAATCATGTTCTTCCAACATATGGAAAATCTATTTCCAAGTCTGCTTTAGGTTTATCTGATTTTAAAAAACGTATATTAGTACAAGAATTGACATCTCAAGGATTTATGGATCTATCAAATACGCTTGATGTTTTATCTAAAGCAGAAAAATTAGAAGCACATAATAATGCTGTTAAAATTCGAGTAAATTTTTTAAAGGATAGATATGAAGGATAG
- the hisC gene encoding histidinol-phosphate transaminase, translating to MKDSIIHLVRSNIKNLKPYQSARRIGGNGNIWLNANECPIPSLFRTNIESFNRYPECQPKNLILSYSEYVGLLSNQILVTRGADEGIELLIKAFCNPEKDAIICCPPTYDMYALNAKISNVEIKEIPTFKNTWKIDLENIQRNLNKVKLIYICNPNNPTGNIILRKDIINLLKITLGCALVVIDEAYIEFSSENSMVSCLKNYPHLIILRTLSKAFSLAGIRCGFTLANKEIIDILNKVISPYPIATIVADIAIQSLSKNAIKIMKDRVLKLNLNRNWLINELKQISLVKKIYNSHANYVLVKFHMFEKIFQKLWEKGIILRNQHHKMHLKECLRISIGSHVECSRFIEEIKILSKL from the coding sequence ATGAAGGATAGTATAATACATTTAGTTAGATCAAATATAAAAAATTTAAAACCTTATCAATCAGCAAGACGTATTGGTGGAAATGGTAATATATGGCTTAATGCAAATGAATGTCCTATACCCAGTCTATTTAGAACTAATATTGAGTCATTTAATCGTTACCCTGAATGTCAACCTAAGAATTTAATTTTATCTTATTCTGAATATGTTGGTTTGTTAAGTAATCAAATTTTAGTCACTAGAGGTGCTGATGAAGGTATCGAATTATTAATTAAAGCTTTTTGTAATCCTGAAAAAGATGCAATTATTTGTTGTCCCCCAACTTATGATATGTATGCTTTAAATGCAAAGATTTCAAATGTTGAAATAAAAGAAATTCCTACGTTTAAAAACACTTGGAAAATAGATTTAGAAAATATTCAACGTAATCTTAATAAAGTTAAATTAATATATATATGTAATCCTAACAATCCTACTGGAAATATTATTTTAAGAAAAGATATTATTAATTTATTAAAAATAACTTTGGGATGTGCTCTAGTTGTAATTGATGAAGCATATATAGAATTTTCTTCTGAAAATAGTATGGTTAGTTGTTTAAAAAATTATCCGCATTTAATTATTTTAAGGACTTTATCCAAAGCATTTTCATTAGCAGGTATAAGATGTGGTTTTACTTTAGCAAATAAGGAAATTATTGATATTTTAAATAAAGTAATTAGTCCGTATCCAATTGCTACAATTGTTGCTGATATTGCCATCCAGTCTTTAAGTAAAAATGCAATAAAAATTATGAAAGATAGAGTTTTAAAACTAAATTTAAATCGTAATTGGTTGATTAATGAATTGAAACAAATTTCTTTAGTAAAAAAAATTTATAATAGTCATGCTAATTATGTTTTAGTGAAGTTTCATATGTTTGAGAAAATATTTCAGAAATTATGGGAAAAAGGTATAATTTTAAGAAATCAACATCATAAGATGCATTTAAAAGAATGTTTAAGAATATCAATTGGCTCTCATGTAGAATGTTCACGTTTTATTGAAGAAATTAAAATTTTATCTAAGCTATAA
- the hisB gene encoding bifunctional histidinol-phosphatase/imidazoleglycerol-phosphate dehydratase HisB, with protein MKQKILLIDRDGTLIDEPKDNFQVDKINKIIFKKKVISSLCKLMKFGYKFIMVTNQDGLGTQSFPLEKFNIPHFFILDVFRSEGIIFEDILICPHFAHDNCECRKPKIKLLKTWINKIEKKSSYVIGDRQTDMDLAKNIKLQGIQYKDDTFNWVNIVKEITQQNRFGEIFRKTKETSIHVKVWIDSEHSSNIKTGINFFDHMLEQLSIHSGISIYIKAEGDLKVDDHHTVEDTGIVLGEALLKALENKNGISRFGFVLPMDESIAKCVIDLSNRPYLNFKGSFRYQKVGDLSTDMVEHFFYSLCQSMKITLHLSFKGNNDHHCVESLFKAFGKALSQSIKIEGETLPTSKGIL; from the coding sequence ATGAAACAAAAAATATTGTTAATTGATCGAGATGGTACTTTAATTGATGAGCCTAAAGATAATTTCCAGGTTGATAAAATTAATAAAATTATATTTAAAAAAAAGGTAATTTCTTCATTATGTAAATTAATGAAGTTTGGTTATAAATTTATTATGGTTACAAACCAAGATGGATTAGGTACACAATCATTTCCATTAGAAAAATTTAATATACCTCATTTTTTTATTTTAGATGTTTTTCGATCAGAGGGAATAATATTTGAAGATATTCTAATTTGTCCACATTTTGCACATGATAACTGTGAATGTAGAAAACCTAAAATTAAATTGTTAAAAACATGGATAAATAAAATTGAAAAAAAAAGTAGCTATGTTATTGGTGATCGACAAACAGATATGGATTTAGCAAAAAATATAAAATTACAAGGTATACAATATAAAGACGATACTTTTAATTGGGTAAATATTGTAAAAGAAATTACACAACAAAATAGATTTGGAGAAATTTTTAGAAAAACAAAAGAAACCTCTATACATGTCAAAGTTTGGATAGATTCAGAACATTCAAGTAATATTAAAACGGGAATAAACTTTTTTGATCATATGTTAGAACAATTGTCAATACATAGTGGTATTTCTATTTATATAAAGGCTGAAGGAGATTTAAAAGTTGATGATCATCATACAGTAGAAGACACAGGTATTGTTTTAGGGGAGGCACTATTAAAAGCATTAGAAAATAAAAATGGAATATCTAGATTTGGTTTTGTTTTACCTATGGATGAAAGTATAGCAAAATGTGTAATTGATTTATCGAATCGTCCATATTTAAATTTTAAAGGTAGTTTTCGATATCAGAAAGTTGGGGATTTAAGTACTGATATGGTAGAACATTTTTTTTATTCTCTTTGTCAATCTATGAAAATTACTTTACATTTATCGTTTAAAGGAAATAACGATCATCATTGTGTTGAAAGTTTATTTAAAGCATTTGGAAAAGCACTGAGTCAATCAATTAAAATAGAAGGGGAAACATTACCAACATCAAAAGGAATATTATAG
- the hisH gene encoding imidazole glycerol phosphate synthase subunit HisH, translating into MTIVILNTGCANLTSIKIAIKRLGYTSQITSDPNLLIKSKKLIIPGVGTASAVMNILNQKNLINIIKSIKQPVLGICLGMQIFCKFSEECNGINTLGILNNSSTILLKNSHLSLPHIGWNYITFNKVHPLFKNIQRNSRFYFVHSYIVPVNKYTLATTNYGISFSSVIQKNNFFGVQFHPEKSGDVGAQLLKNFLEI; encoded by the coding sequence GTGACAATAGTGATATTAAATACTGGATGTGCTAATTTAACTTCAATTAAAATAGCTATTAAAAGATTAGGATATACGTCTCAAATTACTTCTGATCCTAATTTGTTAATAAAATCTAAAAAACTTATAATACCTGGTGTAGGAACTGCTTCAGCAGTCATGAATATTTTAAACCAAAAAAATTTAATTAATATTATTAAAAGTATTAAGCAACCTGTATTAGGTATTTGTCTTGGAATGCAGATTTTTTGTAAATTTAGTGAAGAATGTAATGGAATAAATACACTTGGTATTTTAAATAATTCTTCAACTATTTTGTTAAAAAATTCACATTTATCTTTGCCGCATATTGGCTGGAATTATATTACTTTTAATAAAGTGCATCCATTATTTAAAAATATTCAAAGAAACTCTAGATTTTATTTTGTACATAGCTACATTGTACCAGTGAATAAATATACTTTAGCAACAACTAATTATGGAATATCTTTTAGTTCTGTTATTCAAAAAAATAATTTCTTTGGAGTTCAATTTCATCCAGAAAAATCAGGTGATGTAGGGGCTCAATTACTAAAAAATTTTTTAGAGATATAA
- the hisA gene encoding 1-(5-phosphoribosyl)-5-[(5-phosphoribosylamino)methylideneamino]imidazole-4-carboxamide isomerase, producing MIIPAFDFLEGKAVRLYQGNYLHKKFYNINLYEHFIEYKKKGVKIIHLVDLNGTKNVEKRQLKLFKEIISYTKIPIQIGGGIRTEKDINTLFELGFKRVVIGSSAVTNKMEVKKWFKIYGSNKIVLALDVNIINNEKKILINGWLQETNSTLEEIIDFFSSENLKHVLCTDISKDGTLSGPNTILYKEIVRRFKHIQFQASGGVSSISDIFSLKKTGVSSVIVGRSLLEKRFTIKEALKCWQNE from the coding sequence ATGATTATTCCAGCATTTGATTTTCTAGAAGGAAAAGCAGTTCGTTTGTATCAAGGCAATTATTTACATAAAAAATTTTATAATATAAATTTATATGAACATTTTATAGAATATAAAAAGAAAGGAGTAAAAATTATTCATTTAGTTGATTTAAATGGTACAAAGAATGTAGAAAAAAGACAATTAAAACTTTTTAAGGAGATAATATCTTATACTAAAATTCCCATTCAAATTGGTGGGGGAATACGAACTGAAAAAGATATAAATACATTATTTGAATTAGGTTTTAAAAGAGTTGTTATTGGTTCTTCTGCAGTAACAAATAAAATGGAAGTAAAAAAATGGTTTAAAATTTATGGTTCTAATAAAATTGTTTTAGCATTAGATGTTAATATTATAAATAATGAAAAAAAAATATTAATTAATGGTTGGCTACAAGAAACTAATTCTACATTAGAAGAAATTATCGATTTTTTTTCTTCTGAAAATTTAAAACATGTACTTTGTACAGATATATCTAAAGATGGTACTTTATCAGGTCCTAATACTATATTGTATAAAGAAATTGTAAGAAGATTTAAACATATTCAATTTCAAGCATCAGGAGGAGTATCAAGTATATCTGATATTTTTTCTTTAAAAAAAACTGGAGTAAGTAGTGTGATTGTTGGTCGTAGTTTATTAGAAAAAAGATTTACAATAAAAGAGGCTTTAAAATGTTGGCAAAACGAATAA
- the hisF gene encoding imidazole glycerol phosphate synthase subunit HisF, giving the protein MLAKRIIACLDVSNGVVVKGVQFKNHQIVGNIISLSERYAKEGIDELVFYDITAATNNTLVDRSWIEKVAEVINIPFCVAGGIKSVKDAENILSFGADKISINSSALIDPTLITRISDRFGVQCMVVGIDSWFDKVSKNYMVQQYTGNINRTYQTNWTTSDWIKQVQKYGAGEIVLNMMNQDGLQNGYDLLQLKEMKKLCKVPLIASGGAGNLKHFYEALYYSNVDGVLAASVFHKNIVSIKLLKDFLIQQGIEIRKC; this is encoded by the coding sequence ATGTTGGCAAAACGAATAATAGCATGTCTTGATGTTAGTAATGGAGTTGTAGTAAAAGGTGTTCAATTTAAAAATCATCAAATTGTAGGTAACATAATTTCATTGTCTGAACGCTATGCAAAAGAAGGTATTGACGAATTAGTTTTTTATGATATAACTGCCGCAACTAATAATACGTTAGTCGATAGAAGTTGGATTGAAAAAGTCGCTGAAGTAATTAATATTCCCTTTTGTGTAGCTGGTGGAATTAAAAGTGTAAAGGATGCGGAAAATATATTATCTTTTGGTGCTGATAAAATATCAATTAATTCTTCCGCGTTAATTGATCCTACTTTAATAACAAGAATTTCAGATCGTTTTGGTGTACAATGTATGGTTGTTGGTATTGATTCATGGTTTGATAAAGTCAGTAAAAATTATATGGTACAACAATATACAGGTAATATTAATCGTACTTATCAAACTAACTGGACAACATCTGATTGGATAAAACAAGTTCAAAAATATGGTGCTGGAGAAATTGTTTTAAATATGATGAACCAAGATGGATTACAAAATGGATATGATTTATTGCAATTAAAAGAAATGAAAAAACTATGTAAAGTACCTTTAATTGCATCAGGTGGAGCTGGAAATTTAAAGCATTTTTATGAAGCACTATATTATTCTAATGTTGATGGTGTATTAGCTGCTTCTGTTTTTCATAAAAATATAGTTAGTATAAAACTTTTAAAAGATTTCTTAATTCAACAAGGAATAGAGATTCGAAAATGTTAA
- the hisIE gene encoding bifunctional phosphoribosyl-AMP cyclohydrolase/phosphoribosyl-ATP diphosphatase HisIE has translation MLIKSKKIPKLDWNKTHGMVPTIIQDYLSNEVLMHGYMNEEAFLKTQKEGFVTFYSRSKKRLWTKGETSGNFLRVIELTTDCDNDSLLVLVEPTGKTCHLNKKSCFSLKNSYLSFLSELERTIEDKKNNNLKDSYTSSLYKSGTQRIAQKVGEEAVETILAAMKKDTHELINESSDLIYHLIVLLHDQNLNFNLIIENLKKRKTIRS, from the coding sequence ATGTTAATAAAATCAAAAAAAATACCAAAATTAGATTGGAATAAAACTCATGGTATGGTTCCAACAATTATTCAAGATTATTTGTCTAATGAAGTTTTGATGCATGGTTATATGAACGAAGAAGCTTTTTTAAAAACACAAAAAGAAGGTTTTGTGACTTTTTATTCTCGCAGTAAAAAAAGATTATGGACAAAAGGAGAAACTTCAGGAAACTTTTTAAGAGTGATAGAACTAACTACAGATTGTGATAATGATTCATTATTAGTTTTAGTTGAACCCACTGGAAAAACATGTCATTTAAATAAAAAAAGTTGTTTTTCTTTAAAAAATAGTTATTTATCTTTTCTTTCTGAATTAGAAAGAACAATAGAAGACAAAAAAAATAATAATTTAAAAGATTCATATACATCTAGTTTATATAAATCTGGAACTCAACGAATTGCACAAAAAGTAGGCGAAGAAGCTGTAGAAACAATATTAGCTGCAATGAAAAAAGATACACATGAGTTAATTAACGAATCTTCAGATTTAATTTATCATTTAATTGTATTACTACATGATCAAAATTTAAATTTTAATTTAATTATTGAAAACTTAAAAAAAAGAAAGACAATAAGATCGTAA